The sequence below is a genomic window from Serratia nevei.
GTCCTGTTCGCGGTCGGCGTGGCGGTGGGGTTGGCCAAAAGCGACAAGGGCACGGCGGGGCTGGCCTCGCTGATCGCCTATTTGGTGATGAATGCCACCATCAATGCGCTGTTGAAAATCAACGGCACGCTGGCCACGCAGAACGCCGGCGCGGTGGGGCAGGGAACGATTCTCGGGATCCAGACGCTGGAGACCGGGGTGTTCGGCGGGGTGGTCATCGGTCTGGTGACCTGGTATCTGCACGGCCGCTACAACAAAATAGCGCTGCCGCCGTTCCTGGGCTTTTTCGGCGGCTCGCGCTTTGTGCCGATCGTCAGCTCACTGGCGGCGATGGCGGTCGGCGCCCTGATGACCGTGGTGTGGCCGCCTTTCCAACGGCTGATCTTCGGCATGGGCGGCCTGGTGGACGCCAGCGGCTATCTCGGCACCTTTATCTACGGCTTCGTGCTGCGCATGCTTGGGCCGTTCGGCCTGCATCACATCTTCTACCTGCCGTTCTGGACCACCGCGCTCGGCGGCAGCGAAGTGATCAACGGACAGCTGGTGGAAGGCACGCAGCGCATTTTCTTCGCCCAGTTGGCCGACCCGAATACGCAGCAGTTCTACATCGGCACGGCGCGTTTCATGTCCGGCCGCTTTATCACCATGATGTTTGGCCTGGTCGGCGCCTGCCTGGCGATGTACCAAAGCGCGCGCCCGGAGAACCGCAAGCGCGTCGGCGGGCTGCTGCTGTCGGCGGCGCTGACCTCTTTCCTGACCGGCATCACTGAGCCTATCGAATTCTCGTTCCTGTTCATCGCGCCGGCGCTGTACGTGGTGCACGCGCTGTTCGACGGCCTGGCGTTTGCGATCGCGCACATTCTGCATATCACCATCGGCCAGACGTTCTCCGGCGGTTTTATCGATTTCATGCTGTTCGGCGTGCTGCAGGGCGAAGCGAAAACCCATTGGATGTATGTGCCGCTGGTCGGGGTGCCCTGGTTCTTCCTGTACTACTTCACGTTCCGTTTCCTGATCCTGCGCTTCAATTTCAAAACGCCGGGGCGCGAGGTGGAAACCGTGCCGGAAGCGGTGATGAGCGGCACCGAACGCTCGCAGCAGGTGCTGGCGGCGCTGGGTGGCAAAGAGAATATCGTCGAACTGGATTGTTGCGCCACGCGGCTGCGCGTGACGGTAAAACAGAGCCGGTTGCTGGACGAGGGCGGGCTGAAGGCCAGCGGCGCGCGGGCGGTGATCGTTCGCGGCAACGGCGTTCAGGTGATCTATGGCCCGCACGTGACCATTATTAAAAACGAAGTCGAGGAGTTGTTGGATTTATGACGCTTTCCATTTTGCAGCAGATTAAGGGCCGGCTGGTGGTGTCTTGCCAGGCACTGGCCGACGAGCCGCTGCACAGCGATTTTATCATGGCACGCATGGCGCTGGCGGCCGAGCAAGGCGGTGCGGCGGCGATTCGCGCCAACGGCGTCGAAGACGTTAAAGCCATCATGCGCACGGTGGCGCTGCCGGTGATCGGCATTATCAAGCGCGATTATGCCGGTAGCGATGTCTATATCACGCCGACCCTGCGTGAAATCGATGAGCTGATGGCTGCGGCGCCACAGATGATTGCGCTGGACGCGACCGGCCACCCTCGGCCAGGGGAGCTGCAGCTGGCGGCGTTGGTTGCCGCGATCCGCGCCAGGTATCCCCGGCTGCTGCTGATGGCGGACATCGCCACCGTGGAAGAGGCGCAAGAGGCTGCCAGGTTGGGGTTCGACTGCGTGGGCACCACGCTGCACGGCTATACCGCCGAAAGCCGGGGCGCCCGACTGGCGGAGGACGATTTCGGTTTTCTGCGCGCGGTGTTGGCGGCGGTGCCGGTGCCGGTCATCGCCGAGGGCAATGTCGAAACGCCGGCGATGGCCGCACGCTGCCTGACGTTGGGGGCGCATGCGGTCGTGGTGGGCGGCGCCATTACGCGCCCGCAGCAGATCACTCGCCGTTTTGTCGAGGCCATCGGTGGGCGGTGAAGGGCTCCCCGGCGCGCCGGGGAGGAGGGATCAGGCGTGCTGCTGGAGGAACTCCCGCCACAGCTCGACCACCCGCTGCAGATCCTGACGGCTGACGTCGAGGTGGGTCAGAATGCGCGTCAGCGGGCCGCTGCTGATCAGCACGCCGCGTTCGCGCATCCACGGGCCGAATTTGGCCGCCAGCGCAGGCGATTGGCGCAGGTACAGCACGTTGGTCTGTGCGCCGGGTTCGGCGATCTCTACGCCGATCTGCCGCAGCTGTTGCTCCAGCCAGACCGCGTTGTCATGGTCTTCGCGCAGCCGCGCGACGTTATGCTCCAAAGCGTAAAGACCGGCCGCCGCCAGGATGCCGGCCTGACGCAGCCCGCCGCCGGTCATCTTGCGCCAGCGCAGCGCGCGCTGAATGAAGGCCTCGCTGCCGCACAGCAGCGATCCGACCGGTGCGCCCAATCCTTTTGACAGGCAAATGGTGAAGGTGTCGCAGTATTGCACGATCTCTTTCAACGGCAGGTTCAGCGCCACGGCGGCGTTGAAGATGCGCGCGCCGTCGATATGCAGCGCCAGCTGCCGCTCGCGGGTAAACTGCCACGCCTGCTGCAGGTAGGCCTGCGGCAGAACTCGGCCGCTGATGGTGTTTTCCAGGCTCAGCAGCCGGGTGCGGGCGAAGTGGATATCGTCGGGTTTGATGGCGGCGGCGAGCTTGTCCAGCGGCAGCGTGCCGTCCGCGTCGGCCTCGATCGGCTGCGGCTGGATGCTGCCCAGCACCGCCGCGCCGCCGGCCTCGTATTTATAGTTGTGCGCCTGTTGGCCGACCAGATACTCGTCGCCGCGCTGGCAGTGGCTCAGCAGCGCCACCAGGTTGGCCTGGGTGCCGCTGGGCAAAAACAGCGCCGCTTCTTTGCCCGACAGGCGTACCGCCTCGGCCTCCAGCGCGTTGACCGTCGGGTCATCGCCGTAGACGTCGTCGCCGACCTCTGCCTGAGCCATCGCCTGGCGCATGGTGGCGCTGGGGCGGGTGACGGTGTCGCTGCGTAGATCGATAAGCATAGGGTTCCTGGAATGTAAGGGAGAGGAAAAGGGTACATGGCATCATATACCCTTTATTTCACCGGGGCAGCTTGCTTAGCGCAGCCAGTTGGTCTTCGCCAGCTCGAC
It includes:
- a CDS encoding N-acetylmannosamine-6-phosphate 2-epimerase, yielding MTLSILQQIKGRLVVSCQALADEPLHSDFIMARMALAAEQGGAAAIRANGVEDVKAIMRTVALPVIGIIKRDYAGSDVYITPTLREIDELMAAAPQMIALDATGHPRPGELQLAALVAAIRARYPRLLLMADIATVEEAQEAARLGFDCVGTTLHGYTAESRGARLAEDDFGFLRAVLAAVPVPVIAEGNVETPAMAARCLTLGAHAVVVGGAITRPQQITRRFVEAIGGR
- the ltaE gene encoding low-specificity L-threonine aldolase: MLIDLRSDTVTRPSATMRQAMAQAEVGDDVYGDDPTVNALEAEAVRLSGKEAALFLPSGTQANLVALLSHCQRGDEYLVGQQAHNYKYEAGGAAVLGSIQPQPIEADADGTLPLDKLAAAIKPDDIHFARTRLLSLENTISGRVLPQAYLQQAWQFTRERQLALHIDGARIFNAAVALNLPLKEIVQYCDTFTICLSKGLGAPVGSLLCGSEAFIQRALRWRKMTGGGLRQAGILAAAGLYALEHNVARLREDHDNAVWLEQQLRQIGVEIAEPGAQTNVLYLRQSPALAAKFGPWMRERGVLISSGPLTRILTHLDVSRQDLQRVVELWREFLQQHA
- a CDS encoding PTS transporter subunit EIIC, whose product is MSTPELSRSGGWFEKAQLFGKSFMLPIAVLPAAGLLLGIGGALSNPNTVEAYPWLDVGWLQSVFTVMASAGAIVFANLAVLFAVGVAVGLAKSDKGTAGLASLIAYLVMNATINALLKINGTLATQNAGAVGQGTILGIQTLETGVFGGVVIGLVTWYLHGRYNKIALPPFLGFFGGSRFVPIVSSLAAMAVGALMTVVWPPFQRLIFGMGGLVDASGYLGTFIYGFVLRMLGPFGLHHIFYLPFWTTALGGSEVINGQLVEGTQRIFFAQLADPNTQQFYIGTARFMSGRFITMMFGLVGACLAMYQSARPENRKRVGGLLLSAALTSFLTGITEPIEFSFLFIAPALYVVHALFDGLAFAIAHILHITIGQTFSGGFIDFMLFGVLQGEAKTHWMYVPLVGVPWFFLYYFTFRFLILRFNFKTPGREVETVPEAVMSGTERSQQVLAALGGKENIVELDCCATRLRVTVKQSRLLDEGGLKASGARAVIVRGNGVQVIYGPHVTIIKNEVEELLDL